Proteins encoded in a region of the Candidatus Methylarchaceae archaeon HK02M2 genome:
- a CDS encoding hydroxymethylglutaryl-CoA reductase, degradative, which translates to MILKVRTSKISGFYKISPEDRLKIVKDFAGLSEDEASLIQSMGGLKLELADRMIENVIGTMPVPLGIAVNFLINGKDYLIPMAIEEPSVVAAASNVAKMARVKNGFFTYSTEPIMIGQIQAIGIKDPYGSKMSILSVKEEILAKANEQDPILVSLSGGAKDLDVKVIDTIKGPMVITELFVDCKDAMGANAVNTMAEAVAPIIERITKSQVLLRIISNLATKRLVRSKVIMDKDVIGGEEVVDSVLSAFAFADADPYRCATHNKGIMNGIIAVALATGNDTRALEVGAHAYAARNGRYMPLTTWEKNEDGDLVGTIELPIAVGVIGGTTAVHPIAKICRKILGVKSALELAEVMAAVGLAQNFAALRALATEGIQRGHMKLHARNVAIMAGAKGEIVDKIAAKMVEERKVRMDRAKELLNEM; encoded by the coding sequence ATGATTTTAAAAGTTAGGACTAGCAAAATTTCTGGATTCTACAAAATAAGTCCAGAGGATAGATTAAAGATCGTTAAGGATTTCGCTGGCCTTAGTGAGGATGAGGCAAGCTTGATTCAGTCGATGGGAGGATTGAAGCTAGAGTTAGCAGATAGGATGATAGAGAATGTCATAGGAACCATGCCTGTGCCTTTAGGGATTGCCGTAAATTTTCTCATAAATGGAAAGGATTACTTGATCCCTATGGCTATAGAAGAGCCGTCTGTAGTTGCTGCTGCAAGTAATGTAGCAAAGATGGCGAGAGTCAAGAATGGCTTCTTCACATATAGTACGGAACCCATAATGATTGGTCAAATACAAGCCATAGGTATAAAAGACCCCTACGGTTCTAAGATGAGCATATTATCAGTTAAAGAAGAGATTTTAGCTAAAGCGAATGAACAAGACCCAATCTTAGTATCCCTAAGCGGGGGTGCAAAGGACTTAGATGTCAAAGTTATAGACACTATCAAGGGACCCATGGTCATTACAGAGCTATTCGTGGATTGCAAGGATGCTATGGGAGCAAACGCTGTCAATACTATGGCAGAGGCTGTAGCTCCTATTATAGAGAGGATAACAAAAAGTCAGGTTTTGTTAAGGATAATCTCAAACCTTGCAACTAAGAGACTGGTTAGATCGAAGGTAATAATGGATAAGGATGTAATTGGAGGGGAGGAAGTAGTAGATAGCGTATTGAGTGCTTTCGCTTTCGCTGATGCAGATCCTTACAGATGTGCCACCCATAACAAAGGAATTATGAATGGTATCATAGCAGTGGCATTAGCAACAGGAAATGACACAAGAGCACTAGAAGTCGGAGCTCATGCTTATGCTGCTAGGAATGGCCGCTATATGCCATTGACAACTTGGGAAAAGAATGAGGATGGTGACTTGGTAGGAACGATAGAATTACCGATTGCTGTAGGAGTGATAGGAGGTACTACAGCTGTGCACCCTATAGCGAAGATTTGCAGAAAGATACTTGGCGTGAAAAGTGCACTAGAGCTTGCTGAAGTGATGGCTGCGGTTGGACTTGCTCAAAACTTTGCGGCATTAAGAGCCCTAGCAACTGAAGGGATACAAAGAGGGCATATGAAGCTCCATGCAAGAAATGTAGCCATTATGGCAGGTGCAAAAGGCGAAATCGTTGATAAAATTGCGGCAAAGATGGTGGAGGAAAGGAAGGTAAGGATGGATAGGGCGAAAGAGCTCCTTAATGAGATGTAA
- a CDS encoding DUF1059 domain-containing protein yields the protein MDELLDDMKSHAKTVHGYTDEQLNDPKMMEAIKAAVKKE from the coding sequence ATGGACGAGTTGTTAGATGATATGAAAAGTCACGCTAAAACTGTGCATGGCTATACGGATGAACAACTCAACGATCCAAAAATGATGGAAGCGATCAAAGCAGCAGTCAAGAAAGAATAA